From a single Micromonospora carbonacea genomic region:
- a CDS encoding geranylgeranyl reductase family protein: MINWDLVVVGGGPAGLTAAHVAATAGLRTLVVERAAHPRYKTCGGGLIGTSLAAVAGRIDVPAHDRVDRVTFTRDGRREFTRRHAAGPLIAMVRRDEFDDRLRAAAVAAGAQLRERVAVRAVEQDPDGVRLRLADGDVVHARTVIGADGSSGVTARHVGVRYRQVDLGLELELPVPEAQRRRWRGRLLLDWGAIPGSYAWVFPKGDTLTVGVIAGRGAGERTRAYLRDFVDRLGLAGVDPEHDSGHLTRCRADDSPLRHGRLLVAGDAAGLLEPWSREGISYALRSGALAGAAVVDGDLDGYRRAVDRDLTPSMRAGHRLLEVFSRQPGVFHALLATPAGWRMFVRFCLGRASFDETLTRAPVRAALALLDRLPPARRVRAAPATSD, translated from the coding sequence GTGATCAACTGGGACCTTGTCGTCGTGGGCGGCGGCCCCGCCGGGCTCACCGCCGCCCACGTCGCGGCCACCGCCGGGCTGCGCACCCTGGTCGTCGAACGCGCCGCGCACCCCCGGTACAAGACCTGCGGCGGCGGGCTGATCGGCACCTCCCTCGCGGCCGTCGCCGGCCGGATCGACGTGCCCGCGCACGACCGGGTCGACCGGGTGACGTTCACCCGCGACGGCCGGCGCGAGTTCACCCGCCGGCACGCCGCCGGGCCGCTGATCGCGATGGTGCGCCGCGACGAGTTCGACGACCGGCTGCGGGCCGCCGCCGTCGCCGCCGGGGCGCAGCTGCGCGAGCGGGTCGCGGTCCGCGCCGTGGAACAGGACCCCGACGGGGTACGCCTGCGGCTCGCGGACGGCGACGTCGTGCACGCGCGCACGGTGATCGGGGCCGACGGCTCCTCCGGGGTGACGGCCCGGCACGTCGGCGTGCGGTACCGGCAGGTCGACCTCGGCCTGGAGCTGGAACTGCCGGTGCCCGAGGCGCAACGGCGTCGCTGGCGCGGCCGGCTGCTGCTGGACTGGGGGGCGATCCCCGGCTCCTACGCGTGGGTGTTCCCCAAGGGCGACACGTTGACCGTCGGGGTCATCGCCGGCCGGGGCGCGGGGGAGCGGACCCGGGCGTACCTGCGCGACTTCGTCGACCGGCTCGGCCTGGCCGGGGTGGACCCGGAGCACGACTCCGGGCACCTGACCCGGTGCCGGGCCGACGACTCGCCGCTGCGCCACGGCCGGCTGCTGGTGGCCGGCGACGCCGCCGGCCTGCTGGAGCCGTGGAGCCGCGAGGGCATCAGCTACGCGCTGCGCTCCGGCGCGCTCGCCGGCGCCGCCGTCGTCGACGGCGACCTGGACGGCTACCGGCGGGCCGTGGACCGGGACCTGACGCCGTCGATGCGCGCCGGGCACCGGCTGCTGGAGGTGTTCTCCCGCCAGCCGGGCGTCTTCCACGCCCTGCTGGCCACCCCGGCCGGGTGGCGGATGTTCGTCCGGTTCTGCCTGGGCCGGGCGAGCTTCGACGAGACGCTGACCCGCGCCCCGGTGCGGGCGGCGCTGGCGCTGCTGGACCGGCTCCCACCGGCCCGTCGGGTCCGCGCCGCCCCGGCCACCTCCGACTGA
- a CDS encoding WD40 repeat domain-containing protein — MAVVLAAGTACAAGRTESGPTSSPAAPPPKDFRVTLLSEHAKFTHGVALSSNGERALTSSVEELADPPHGSVTLWDLTDPLKPRATPLVPDRGGTAVEVALSGDGRRAATFHARGELTLWDLADPAHPSPRKLAAKGVTSLALSYDGRYAIAGGDQGVHFWDLANPDQVRKTMLLGTGDPTYSYDVALSDDANRALVNYWADDGGGGDGGVMLYDLSDRSEPEAYALLRNGGYTSADEVALSGDGNTALVGYRHWTTYHEFVTYWDLRTWDKTELRPMTGWKVVPGVAGGTTWGWDLALDHDGKRALITAHDVYAPLADPNPPPSEVQFWALDTLTGFTRFPAPG; from the coding sequence ATGGCGGTCGTTCTTGCCGCCGGCACGGCCTGTGCGGCCGGGCGGACCGAGAGCGGGCCCACGAGTTCGCCGGCCGCCCCGCCGCCGAAGGACTTCCGCGTCACCCTCCTGTCGGAGCACGCGAAGTTCACCCACGGTGTCGCCCTGAGCAGCAACGGCGAACGCGCCCTCACGAGCTCCGTGGAGGAACTAGCCGACCCTCCGCACGGATCCGTGACGCTGTGGGACCTGACCGATCCGCTGAAGCCGCGCGCCACCCCGCTCGTGCCCGATCGCGGGGGCACGGCGGTCGAGGTGGCCCTCAGCGGCGACGGCAGGCGCGCGGCGACCTTCCACGCGCGGGGCGAGCTGACCCTCTGGGACCTCGCGGACCCCGCGCACCCGTCGCCCCGGAAGCTGGCCGCCAAAGGGGTGACGTCACTGGCCCTGAGCTACGACGGCCGCTACGCCATCGCCGGCGGCGACCAGGGCGTCCACTTCTGGGACCTCGCCAACCCCGACCAGGTGCGGAAGACGATGCTCCTGGGGACCGGCGACCCGACCTACTCGTACGACGTCGCACTGAGCGACGACGCGAACCGGGCTCTGGTCAACTACTGGGCCGACGATGGCGGCGGCGGCGACGGTGGCGTGATGCTCTACGACCTGTCGGACCGGTCCGAGCCGGAAGCGTACGCGCTGCTCCGCAACGGCGGATACACCTCCGCCGACGAGGTCGCCCTCAGCGGCGACGGCAACACCGCGCTCGTCGGCTACCGCCACTGGACCACCTACCACGAGTTCGTCACCTACTGGGACCTGCGCACCTGGGACAAGACCGAGCTGCGGCCGATGACCGGGTGGAAGGTCGTGCCCGGCGTCGCCGGCGGCACCACCTGGGGGTGGGACCTCGCGCTCGACCACGACGGGAAACGGGCGCTCATCACCGCACACGACGTGTACGCACCGCTGGCCGACCCGAACCCGCCGCCCTCCGAGGTGCAGTTCTGGGCACTGGACACCCTCACCGGCTTCACCCGGTTCCCGGCTCCCGGGTGA